One Setaria italica strain Yugu1 chromosome II, Setaria_italica_v2.0, whole genome shotgun sequence DNA segment encodes these proteins:
- the LOC101772376 gene encoding putative serine carboxypeptidase-like 23 has product MRNTASLLSLLLLICAAALHADASQEAQLREFLRSRRNSRSDKGTFKVSSIGSRVASSLQRTSYSGGADQSALKAADKITSLPGQPDGVDFDQYAGYITVDEKNGRALFYYFVEAPQDASSKPLLLWLNGGPGCSSFGYGAMQELGPFRVNNDNKTLSRNQHAWNNVANVIFLESPAGVGFSYSNTSSDYDLSGDQRTADDNYLFLINWLERFPEYKSRPFYISGESFAGHYVPELAATILIQNSYNSKTAINLQGILVGNPLLDWNMNFKGRTDYFWSHGLMSDEVFTNITRHCEFDDSDNNNVVCIGAYDAFDPGQIDPYNIYAPICVDAANGAYYPSGYLPGYDPCIDYYTYAYLNDPAVQNAFHARMTKWSGCAGLHWKDAPISMVPTISWLIKKKLPVWIFSGDFDSICPLPATRYSIHDLNLHVTTPWRPWTVNMEVGGFVQQYKGGFTFASVRGAGHMVPSYQPERALVLLDSFLKGVLPPYVPEQ; this is encoded by the exons ATGAGGAACACTGCTTCCCTCCTCTCCTTGTTGCTCCTAATCTGCGCAGCTGCGCTGCACGCAGATGCGTCCCAAGAGGCTCAACTGAGAGAGTTCCTCAGGTCTAGGAGGAACAGTCGTAGTGATAAGGGCACGTTTAAGGTGAGTAGCATAGGTAGCAGGGTTGCCAGCAGCCTGCAGAGAACCAGCTACTCCGGCGGCGCTGACCAGAGCGCCCTGAAGGCGGCCGACAAGATCACGTCGCTGCCGGGGCAGCCGGACGGCGTCGACTTCGACCAGTACGCCGGGTACATTACCGTCGACGAGAAGAACGGCCGCGCGCTCTTCTACTACTTCGTGGAGGCGCCGCAGGATGCCTCGTCAAAGCCGCTGCTCCTGTGGCTCAATGGAG GGCCAGGGTGCTCCTCGTTTGGCTACGGAGCAATGCAAGAACTGGGCCCGTTCCGTGTAAACAACGACAACAAAACGCTGAGCAGGAACCAGCATGCTTGGAATAACG tGGCTAATGTGATCTTCTTGGAATCGCCGGCGGGTGTTGGATTTTCTTACTCCAACACCTCTTCGGACTATGACCTCAGTGGCGATCAAAGGACAGCCGATGATAACTATTTATTCTTGATTAATTGGTTGGAGCGTTTCCCTGAATACAAGAGCCGTCCATTCTACATCTCCGGGGAGAGCTTCGCTGGACACTACGTGCCGGAACTTGCAGCCACCATCCTAATCCAGAATTCGTACAACAGCAAGACAGCTATAAACCTACAGGGCATCTTG GTTGGAAATCCACTTCTGGACTGGAATATGAACTTCAAGGGTAGAACTGACTACTTCTGGAGCCATGGGTTAATGTCAGACGAGGTTTTTACCAACATAACCAGGCACTGTGAATTTGACGACTCAGATAACAATAACGTGGTGTGCATTGGCGCCTATGATGCTTTCGATCCTGGACAGATTGATCCTTACAACATATATGCTCCAATCTGTGTTGATGCGGCCAACGGAGCATACTACCCCAGTGGCTAC TTACCAGGGTATGATCCATGCATCGATTATTACACCTACGCCTACCTCAATGACCCAGCAGTGCAGAATGCTTTTCACGCTAGAATGACAAAGTGGTCAGGATGCGC AGGATTGCACTGGAAAGATGCACCAATCTCCATGGTGCCAACAATATCGTGGCTAATTAAGAAGAAGTTGCCTGTCTGGATTTTTAG TGGTGATTTTGATTCCATATGCCCACTCCCCGCTACGAGGTATTCCATCCATGACCTTAACCTGCATGTCACAACTCCATGGCGCCCGTGGACAGTAAACATGGAG GTAGGAGGATTTGTTCAACAATACAAGGGAGGATTCACATTTGCTTCAGTTAGAGGAGCTGGTCATATGGTTCCTTCCTACCAACCTGAGAGAGCACTAGTATTGCTAGACTCCTTTCTGAAAGGGGTGCTCCCACCCTACGTACCGGAGCAGTGA